A single candidate division SR1 bacterium Aalborg_AAW-1 DNA region contains:
- the pnuC gene encoding Nicotinamide riboside transporter PnuC has protein sequence MSYIEFVGTLFNILCVYLVSKNKIRNRPVGLIGSLLYVALFYQIQLYADLGEQLYFIVTGFYGWYIWSKHGNQQQSDKNITLVENKNRILYIVGIAITTLLLAYITSHLHIRFNNLFPQAASYILLDSFTTILSFAATILMIRQKVEAWVLWIIVDIIGIYLYFIKGVHFIAIEYILFLGIAIGGLIKWYSLYKKQKDHTFIS, from the coding sequence ATGAGTTATATAGAATTTGTAGGAACATTATTCAACATACTATGTGTGTATCTCGTATCTAAAAACAAAATACGAAACCGACCAGTAGGACTTATAGGAAGTTTATTATATGTAGCACTATTTTATCAAATTCAACTCTATGCTGATTTGTGAGAACAATTGTATTTTATAGTCACAGGGTTTTATGGTTGGTATATATGGTCTAAGCACTGAAACCAACAACAATCAGATAAGAATATAACACTAGTAGAGAATAAAAATAGAATCTTATATATAGTATGAATAGCAATTACTACTTTATTATTAGCCTATATAACCTCACATCTCCATATACGATTCAACAATCTATTCCCACAAGCTGCAAGTTATATATTACTAGATTCTTTCACAACTATTCTAAGCTTTGCTGCAACTATACTTATGATTCGTCAGAAAGTAGAAGCCTGGGTATTATGGATCATAGTAGATATTATCGGTATTTATCTTTACTTCATCAAATGAGTGCATTTCATCGCTATAGAATACATACTTTTCTTGTGAATCGCTATTGGATGACTCATAAAGTGGTACTCACTTTATAAAAAGCAAAAGGATCATACATTTATCTCATAA
- a CDS encoding nicotinamidase/pyrazinamidase, with translation MKPNNGIALLSIDNIKTFEDKTLHELYVPNGELVAQQTKTIINICQNNNLLIINVFESHPNGHISFASSYKDKQPFDMISYDEIQHRTNEKNRLSDTAAFGVDQLKSYLQSRRNQTDTLRPDHARSETNSHELMPPLTPELFDIHISKGHQVDKHPYGGFGGTDLNDVLRKHRIHSLIITGVATDYCIQDTVLEALAQQYKTYLITDAIASISPEQGNIVQYNLQQQGAILITSQELEALLSSYNSNIS, from the coding sequence ATGAAACCCAATAATGGAATAGCCCTTCTCAGTATCGATAATATAAAAACTTTTGAAGATAAGACACTCCATGAACTCTATGTACCTAATGGTGAGTTAGTCGCGCAACAGACTAAAACAATAATTAATATCTGTCAGAATAATAATCTTTTAATCATTAATGTCTTCGAATCACACCCTAATGGACATATTAGTTTCGCATCAAGCTATAAGGATAAACAACCTTTTGATATGATATCATATGATGAAATACAACATCGAACTAACGAAAAAAATAGATTATCTGACACAGCAGCGTTCTGAGTAGACCAACTCAAGTCTTATCTCCAATCCAGAAGAAACCAAACCGATACTCTTCGACCAGATCATGCTAGGTCTGAAACAAATAGTCATGAACTCATGCCACCACTTACTCCAGAATTATTTGATATTCATATCAGTAAATGACATCAAGTAGATAAACATCCTTATTGATGATTTGGTTGAACAGACTTAAATGATGTACTGAGGAAACATCGTATTCATAGCCTTATCATAACAGGAGTAGCTACTGATTATTGCATACAAGATACGGTATTAGAAGCATTAGCTCAACAATATAAAACCTATCTTATCACCGATGCAATTGCTTCTATATCACCAGAACAAGGAAATATAGTACAATATAATCTTCAACAACAATGAGCGATACTTATTACTTCTCAAGAACTCGAAGCATTATTATCTTCTTACAATAGCAACATTTCATAA